In the genome of Candidatus Woesearchaeota archaeon, the window AAAATTAGAACTTCTACTAAAAAAGTAAAAGATACTGAAAAAGCTGGAGTGTTACAAATATGAAATGCTATACAAAAATGTCATAATTTAATAGTTGATGTAGTATCTGAAAAAGAAGAAGAACTTGATAAAATAGTAAAACATTTTGAAAATTTAGAAATTGAAAGAATAAAAGAATTAAGATTAGAAAGAATTTCTTTATTAGTACCTTTTGAAGTATTAAATATAGAATCAATAGCTTTATGAGAAATGGAAGAATCAGTTTTTAATGCTTTTCTTAAAAATGCTAAAAATGAATATGAAGAAAAAATAGAAAAACAAAAAGCTGAAGATGAAAGAATAAAAAAAGAAAAAGAAGATAATGAAAGAATTAGATTAGAAAATGAAAAATTAAAAAAAGAAGTTGAAGAAAATAAAAAAAGAGAATTTAGAGAATCTACTCCTATTATAAAAGATGTAAAATTAGAAGATAATACTGAAAGAGATAAAAAAGAAAAAGAATATATAACTTATAGAGATTCACTTAATTTTGATAAGTTTGAAAAAGAAGAATGAAAGATAGTATTTTATAAAAAAGTTTGAGAATTTAATATTTAACTTATGAAAACACTAGAATTAATAGAATACTTACAAACTCAGAAAGAAGATATAAACTGGGTTTGTGAGAAAACAAAGAATAAATCTTGAAGAACATTATCTCAAAATAAAGCATTTCAGAAATTATTTACAGATATATGAAATCATCTATGAGAAGATAAAGATGATATTCATGATATGATGTTATGATGAGTATTTGGAACTAAAGAAGTAACAATAGGTAGAATTACTAAAGATGTATTGATAGAAAAACACACAGCTAATTTATCTATGGAAAAATGAACTAAATTAATTGATACAATATTAGCATTTTGTAAGAAGTATGATTTACCAATTACAATAACAAGTAGAGAAATACAAAGTTTATATGAATCTTATAACTAATTTACTAATTATGAAAGCAAAAACTATAAAGATACTAGAAGCAATGGATAATTGACAAACTCTAAGCAATATAGAATTAAATAGATTAGCTGGTTGGAGATTTTGATGACATTTATATAGCCTAAGAAAAGCATGAGTTACATTTAAGAAAACTAAATGAGAAAGATATATAGAATATTTTACAATTATTAGTATCCCTAGTAATGTAATATATAAGAATAGAAATAGCATTAAGATAATTACAATTAGCCTACTAGATAGGATTTATAACTTTTTAACTAAATAAACATGATATACTGAATAATAACATTAACAATACTACTTGTATTAACATTAATTTGAAACTATACATATTATAAAAAGAATAAACAATTAAATAAAACTACAGATAATCTATTAGCTAAACAAGATATAGATAGAGAAGTATGTAATCATATAGGGAAAATAATGGAATCACAAGAAAAAGAAATAGAATGATTAGAAAATGAAAAAATAGTATCAGATAGAAAAATTAAATATAGAAATAGAAGAATTACAAAACTAGAAATACTATTATCAGAAGCTACTTGAGATAAAAAACACCTTAGAGGTCGTAAACTTACTAAATAAACTCCTACGAATGACTAAATTAAACGAATTACAAGAAATACTAACTAATATACAAATATCTAAAGCATTAGAATTAAATGCACCATATATAACTACATTATCTAAAAGATGATTATCTAAAAAAATATTAAAATCATTAGAAAATCTAAATTATATTGAAACAAGTGAAACAGAACATTATAAAAAAACTTTAATCATTGAACATAAATAATATTTTACTAAATAACTAAATAACCTTGAACGATAATTTAGAACAACTAGAACTAGACTGTGATGATTTAAGACATCAAAAAGAAGAAGCAAAAGTTATGATTGACTGGTATAATGATAAACTAAAAAATATAACTAATCCTGAACTTATTACAGCTAATCTAATTAGAAAAGAAGTTAAAGAAAGAGAATTAAAAGAAGTTACAGATGAATTAGCTAAAAAAGCTATGCAAGTATTGGAATTTAATAATTGATAATAAAAGAATATGAAAATTATATTAAACAACACTGAAATAGAACTAAGTCAAGAACAAATTGATGAGATAGTTAAAAATAATAAAAAAGAAGAAACTATTAAGTTTGAAATAAAAAGTATATTTTGAAATGTATTATTTACTTCTACTATATATAATAACATTAAAGAGGTTTTAAGAGAAGCTAATTTAACAGGAGTTGATTTAAGTGGAGCTGATTTAATAGGAGTTAATTTAAGTGGAGCTAATTTAAGTGAAGCTAATTTAACAGGAGCTGATTTAAGAGAAGCTAATTTAACAGAAGCTGATTTAAGTGAAGCTGATTTAAGAGGAGCTGATTTAAGAGAAGCTGATTTAAGAGAAGCTAATTTAAGAGAAGCTAATTTAAGTGAAGCTGATTTAAGTGGAGCTGATTTAAGAGAAGCTGATTTAAGAGAAGCTAATTTAATAGGAGCTAATTTAAATGGAGCTAAATTAAGTGAAGCTGATTTAAGTGGAGCTGATTTAAGAGGAGCTAATTTAAGAGGAGCTAATTTAAGAGAAGCTAATTTAACAGAAGCTGATTTAATGGATTGTAAATTTTATGGTAAATGATGAACTTCTAAATTAAAGAAAGAACAAGTAGAAGATTTTTTAAAAGCACTTTGATTTATAATTGAAGACTAATTTAATAATTGATAATAATTTATTATGAACAAAAAACAACTAATAAAAGAGTTTGATAAACAAGATTTTACCGAAACTTCTTGATTGTATGATGAAAGAGAAACTTATACATCTTTAGAAGAAGTTAAAGAATACATATTTAAAACTATAATCCCAGAAGTATTAAAAAGTGTTATGTCTGAATTTGATGAAGATTATAATGCTAAGAAAATAAAAATAGAAAAACTTTACAAGATAAATTTATAAATGAATTATGAATAAAAAACTAATTAATTTAGTTGAATTATTAAATAATCTTAAATAAAAATGGAATACTATGTAATAAAAAGAGCAACAGGAGATATTGAAATAACTAATAATTATCATATAGCTAGATTTTCTATTGAAATACTT includes:
- a CDS encoding pentapeptide repeat-containing protein translates to MKEVLREANLTGVDLSGADLIGVNLSGANLSEANLTGADLREANLTEADLSEADLRGADLREADLREANLREANLSEADLSGADLREADLREANLIGANLNGAKLSEADLSGADLRGANLRGANLREANLTEADLMDCKFYGK